DNA from Coffea arabica cultivar ET-39 chromosome 10c, Coffea Arabica ET-39 HiFi, whole genome shotgun sequence:
AAACTTTAAGGAGCAATCATATTCCAAAGTACAGATCAGAGtgtaaagaaacaaaaaaaaaaaggctaattAGCTGTAAATGTAgattttatatgtttaaaacaaaaattttgaatacaTAATGTTATTAGTTTTCCAGTTTCACATATGAAAGATCACATATATGTGGAACCAGATACTTCAATTTGAATTAATAATGAAAATTCAATCAAATAATTAATCAAAACTCATGCAGAACGTAATTATTAAGAGATTTTTCGTAACACAATGAGTAacacttttttttaatattaaggtAGTTACTAAGAAGTGAGCAACTAACTCTATTGCAGAGTGAAACATATTTAATAAGGAGTAAAAGTTCAAGATTTTTGTAAAGCAAAAGCGAGTAATGGAATCTCGTCAAAATTTTAGTGGGggtgaaaaaaaatttcaatgcaaaaatttaaaattttcttagGGCTACAAGGAATTCTCAAAACTTAGGCAGGGCAGCTACCATCCGTGCTTCCTGGTTGAAATTTTAGGAGAGTTCTACTGTCTCTTTTGGATACTGTATTAATGAGATTAAATTCAACGCTGAATATAAAATCATAATTATCAATCTTTAGATTATTTTAAGGGTTTAAATAGTTAGATAATATGGCAAGATATAAGTGAATTAGAATCATAAGTACACTACTCAAAGGGACTGTAGCATTTTCCAATTGGTAACCAATTTCAGTTGGTTTTTAgtcttttggtttttttttttttttttctattttgccAATTTGTTCCGAACATGGACCACCCCTGAAACAAATGAATTCTAAAAGAATCCACTCTATCAAAATTAGATAATAGGGTATCCTTACTTCTTTAAGAGCAACAATCAAAAGGAAAGGTTTGTAAATCTAGTATTGCCCTTTACTCATAACTCGTAATGTGTAAACTTCTCCGAGCTTTCGATGAGCTTTTGGAGTATTTAAAAAAAGTTCTATATTATACCTTTTGATGTTCCTTATACACTAAGGAATACCCAAATCCGGAAACTACAATGGAATTCATGAACGCTGTCACCCAtatattcttaaaaaaaatgaaaaattgatcGATGTGTGGCAGTTAATTACAGTTCTGATTATGATTTTTCGTTTTTGAAAAGTAGATTTTTCTTTGTTgtattcaaaagaaaataaagcaaaACATCTCTTGTGAGAGGAGAAAGAATTTCTTGGTAAAGCTTTTAGATTTATGAAATTCCAGCATGTCCCAGTCTAATTTGCTGTAGTCTCAAATATAAAATCACGTCTTTCCATTCCTGAATAACCTAATTTTCTTCAGAAATCTTTATACTTCCACCTCAGTGAATTTCTGTCGCATGCTTGGTAATGATCCATTGAAATGTCAAAGATGTTGCTTCATTTTAACCATGCAATTTCTGAGATGATTCCTAAGCTGGTTACTTATCGATGAAAACCAAGAAAATTCATCACAAGTACAACGAAGAATGTAGAAAGAGCCATTATAAATAGCAGTGAGCAAGGGGGAGGATAACACATTCAAATTAGGAAGGAAGAACATATAAAAAGATAACTGAAAAATACCGAAAGAAAGATCGAGTCATCATGGCAGATGAGGAGGTAAAGAATCCTAAGAAGGGGGTGAACCCTGACGGAGCAGAGATCAATGATGAAAAAAGAGCAGCTGGTTCCAAAGCCAAGAGAGTCAGCCATAGTTCTCTTCCCCCGAAAAAGAGAATGGCGAAGGAGATCATGGCGGCTGAAAAAGGTGGTGAATCTGGTTCCAAGGCTGTCAAAGATGATGATCATCAAAAATCAACTTGAACGGGGTTTTTGTTATTTTACTTTTCCCCTAAAGGATGTCTTTTGctcttttcactcaatttgtaCTTTTTAAAGATTCTTGACTATGGCCCTCTACAAGTTTTGATGGTAGTTACTAATTATACCTTGCAATTATGAGGTaagataaaaatatttatttactacAAACAAATGCATACACTAAATAAgtgcatgaaaaaaaaaacaacaattgtttcttgatttttaaGATTTTGAGTATTAAAAATCTAATTCATGAATTGCACTTACAATGGTACAGGCTCTTATCCGAAAGATTTGCTGATGGTACAAGTGCCATTTTTAATCCCACTCAGCTAGCATAAATTTTGAAcgcagaaaatgcaaaaaatacaAATGCTCCAATGATATTACAAAATCCAGTTTTACAAAATTAGGTTCCACGTAACTGCAAAAGCGCCAAACTTGAGCTACCTGATACTTTCGCTAGACCTGATTTAGAGTTGTCTCTATTTTGTGTTTTCATTGGATGTGGGGTCTCTCAAGTTGAACTTTTGTCCAAACTAGTCTAACTATgtaatttttacaaaatttagtATAAACTAATGCAACTTTATATAACGTGAATTTGTCAAGTGATACAATtaaattggtaaaaaaaaaaaatcatgatcaTGTCAAAAGTTGGAAAAATTACATTTAACTAAACTGGATAGAAATCAACTTGAAAGACCCCGATCCATTTCTAGAGAGTTAGGAGTAGGGTGGCGTGGTTAGAGAATGGGTTCCTTTTAATTAAGGAAACGTTCTTCTGCATAATTTTATCCTTACATTGCAAAAGGAATGAGCCCACTATACATTTAAAATATTATCATACACCTCCTGAATTGAGAAAAGCTTTAGTGAAAGTACAGACtagaagaaattttttttttttttttggtctgacGGAGGGAGTATCCGGGTCATCGCATAAACCGGATCCGACTAATCCTCCATCGACCCGAGAGGAGAGGCCCCATCCCTCCAAACACGATAATCATGGAATTCAAACCCTTGCGAGAATAAACAACGACTGCCTTAGAAGGCGTGCCGTGATCAATCGAGCTATCCATGAGGGACAGACTAAAAGAAACTTCTAGTCTTTGCTTCCATTACTGttcaaaagacaaaaaaaaataaaaaatcacgtTGGAAATTAGCAGTAATAGTCTTTCAATTTTCACAAAACCAGGCCCTGCTATAACTACTCAACGTCGAGGAAATTCAATCCCTTTTCTCTTTGGGCTTTAAATTGGATTAGACTTCAGGAGGAGCCCACCAAACATTGGCCCATTATCTCTTCAATAAATTAAATCATTTAAGGGAGCCAAATTTTCCTCAATTGAGAATTGATTGGCTTTAATTAAGAAGAAAAATACGTAATTAATCTGATAAATTGAGACTTTCAAACTGATACATAGGGCAATATATACTTGGTTCAGTATACCATTTCAGGGGGAAGAACTCACTTGGACATTCGAATCCACGAATAGAAGCCAAGTCCAGTTCTAAACACGTTTCCTCCAACTCCATAGCCCTTTTGGAAAGTACCAGGATCTGAATGCATGTTTTGACTAAGCAAATCTTATATACACcgataatgtatatattattattactaaAATCATAACAAATGTGCAAATATTGGattataaattcaaattttgcatagttatcaTCATCCAAAACTGATAGTGTGTATATTATCAGTTTAAGAAAGATTAATTCTAAAGTTATAAACTATTCTTAGTCATTAAAATTCTCAAATTTATCATTATCCTATCTCTTATTCTTATGTTTTAGAATAAGAACACGTATAGAAGCCAAGTCCAGTTCTAAACACGTTTCCTCCAACTCCATAGCCCTTTTGGAAAGTACCAAGATTGGTATAGATGTTTTGACTAAacaaatcttatatacacttacaatatatccttatactatataagaacgaGTTTAAAACTAGATTTCAATCGCATGGGTGAGgctattttgggaatgtgagagtgtttgaagagtaattggaacattgagTACAAGTCATTATAGCTTTAATTTCACTATAATTACTTATATAACCTTTCAGACATTTAAGATTAGAGATAGGTTTGGTATGTGATAATGCTTGGTGTCAAGTTGACTATCAAGTACAACTGAATAAAGCTTGTATTTTGATAGAATTACATAAAAGtccttttaatcatttattatactaACATCCAAGCCTTCCAATTTCCTGAAACCTTTCTCATCCGTTAAGGAATTAATAGGATGTTTACATAATTTgattttaattaaaattaattaacTTAGTTATTATCTGAACAATCATTATCATATTTATGTCCCCCATGTTTAGCCGataccctttcttctttttcggtttcacctctttgattttattatggctattaaatatttggtggaatgcataacttttcttttaaattgagATGAGTTCTTTGAGTTTATCTTCTTCGATCGtagttttttttgggtttgttttcttcgattgtaaatttttttttctgatgattGGTTTATTCAAGAACTCCATATAGTTTGCCTTTTGATACTTCTAATTCCAAAAATTGACTAATTATATTGTTTTTCTTAGTAGATTCCCAAGATTCTGTCTCTGGTCAAAATACAATTTGAGATAATGTTGTCACTTTCTAAAATAATCAGAAAAGTAATTTTATCATCTTCTCCTCCTTAGCCATggtattatctctttatttaagtcaaataaccttatttctcatgaactttcttCTATTATTCTTGACTCCAAGGATCTGTTGACTACATTTCAGCAGTTATGATTCAAGTAGTTATTTTTTCATGTAATATGATTTGGAATTTAGCTTgtgtttattttaattgggAATGTTATGATTGTAAACTTTATTAACTTAGAATTTTGTACTTCATtgaaactaaaacagaaaattaatcaTGCTACATAGTACTAAGATGTCATTTGtactctatttgctttccatgtTATGATCTCGTTCTTGTATTATATTGTTTATAtagtttcaaatacaaaaaatttacttttttatgCTCTGTAAAAGAATTTGTAGTGAAACTTGATGAGTTTAAATGCTTTAGCTACAGCACCATTTTGATTACATTGTATTAATTTATTTACTCATAATTGTATGTTGTACAATGATAAATAATGTTTCTTGATTTAATTGAAGCAACTATTATCCATAGTTCAAACGAGTCAATTAAGTAGAGATGTTATATTGGATACTTATACAAGTAAACATTGGAAAATATCATTAAGCAGTTTCTACCTATAGTTTGCAATTCGAATTCATATGAGGAATTTCTTCTGATTTTACTtaccattttctacaatttcaaatttagaaaatattatttgcaccaattttttataatcaagaTAGTTTCAATTCAGATCTTTAACAATTATGTAGATTTGAACTTATGTATGaaattataaagaaatgccCCTAGCAAAAAACACCAAATCTGAATAGTTTCTACAAAACTTTGAAAAAGACCACTTAAGTTTCTTATCTATCTATCTTTTTTGGGCATTATTATCTCTGTAAGAAACATGTAATTAAGTCGTATTATACCcaccaaattatataaatagttagtaaacaataaaattattttagattagattgGACGCAAAGTGATTGATGGATAAACTTGACTTGATAATTCAGGTTGAGCTTAAGTCGAGGGAGAAATCAGAAGCATTGCTTGAGGGATCTTTCACGAACATATATAGATTCGAGAGATGAAGGGTCCAATTGatactttaaaatattttatcatCTTGGATAAGTTTTAGAAGAGACCTTTGGATACTTTTCCGTAGCACTTCAAACATTCTTACATTTTCAAACTACCCTTATCTTTGCAGTTGAAATTCAAACATAACCTTTTATCACAACagattcttatatagtataacgaTAGTGATGTCTTATTgcacattatttttattgactCACTGTGtaacttatgattttttttattaaaattacATGATAAAATCATCATATTTCAGTTCCTATActacaaaatattaaacaataattattaattattttgaaTCACAAGCACCAAATTCCCGCGTGTCGCATGGGCTATCCCTCCCTAGTATACTATTATTACTGAAACATAAGCAAGGGTTAGAAAATATACAGATCAAATTTCTCAATTATCAAAAATCAATCAAGTCGTCTGatttacaaaatgaaaaaacagtACAATcattaacaaataaataaaaacagtgttattttataataaagaaagaaTAGCAAGTTTCAATGCCTCaacaatcaagaaaacaaatagTGTATTAACTTTTTCCTAACCCTTTTAGTCGCCTTTTTCTAGTATGGACAAAAAaaaccttcttcttttttttcataatcactttttttttttttttttaccaaacgataacaaatttttatagATATTAACACTTGATATTACAAGAGTTAATTACAAAAAGGGTAACTACCCCATATCCTTACTAGCTAACTGTGATAGCcatattggaaatgaatctttccattcaaaattttgaaccgACCTAACTGCAAACTGAGCCAGTGCATGACTACAAATATTCACGGTTCTGGGAACAAAAGAGAACAGGCAGCTATCAAAGCTATTCTTTAGGGCCTCAATGTCTTCAAGGATTGTTTGAATTTTACAATCCTGAACATTGTCCGGGTTAATAGAGCTAACAATATTCTTGCAGTCAGATTGGACTTCTATTTTTGTCCATCCTGCAAGCTGAGTCATCTCCAATGCGCTTCTGATGGCCAGTGATTCCTCTGTGGCCGCCtcgcttcttcttcttcctatGATCCCTTGAGCTTTCACAATCTGCCCATGCCAATTCCTTGCGATGATTCCCAATCCGGTCCTGACCATTATAGCTGAAATTGCTGCATCCGTGTTAATTCTCATAATACCTTCCTTGGGTGGCTCCCAATGCTGCGGAACGTGTACCTCCATTTCTGGTGAAGCATGTGTTTGGTGGTCTGTTTCATTAGCCGCAATATATTCCAGCCACTCCAGTTGAGCTTTGTCGACAATAGCTTTTGCATCCACGTTCTCCATCTGGAACACCATTTTGTTCCTAGCTTTCCATAGCTGCCAAAGGACATTTACCGTGAGTTGGATGCGTTCAGCTCCATTCGCTTCCCCTGCTGAATCTACCACTGCCTCCCACCATCTCCACATATTGCATTGTAGCTTCACTAATCCTTCCCACCTCACAGGCGCTAGCCTCCAGACTAGTTGGGCTTTgggacagaaaaaaaaaaatgtgatcgATTGTTTCGGTACCTTCCCCACAGCCATGACACCAGACACTTCCTTTTCCAATTCTGTGATGGATTGCATCATTCGTGGCGAGCCCATTTTGTAGACATCTCCAAAGGAAATGCTTCAGCTTCAACTTAATATTCCACTCCATAGTTTTTTCCACacttcccttttttttcgtAATCACTTAATGTTATGAGGTACTTTAGCTTTAACACACGTTGCTGTCCTTGCATTACTACGAGTACAGAAGTAATATAACTAATAGTATTCCTTTTAAGTGGGACAAGCATGAAtaccgcaacggatcttctgtcccgcaccctgtgccactctctgtcccactttttattatattgctatttctctttcacaaacatcatgttttaatttttttttgtttccttaagatccaataactattaattgagtaatacacaaaatttaacaaactcaaaaaatcaaaatgcataaaaaatgagatctAGTTCAGAATATTCAAATCTCTGATTATGGCTTCGATTCCCAGAGGCACTTGGCTACTAGTTTGTAAATAAGAAATATTACAAaagggagttttttttttaaatctttttttgGTTCTGATTAGAGCATCTCCAACGGTGGTGTAATATCTGACATTGCAATGGATTATTACACGGCCACCCCATTGTGGGCGCGTAATACCCATTAATGCGTGTAATGGGTGGCCCCCATTACAAAATTTAAGAGCCGAACAAAATTTTGGCCAGCAACTTCGATCAGCTTCATTTTTTGCAGCGGTAAATTTGTaactaatttatttatttgatttaaattatgTATTATTATGTTATGGAGTTCAACTAATTACATTCCAAATTATTAATTAActatggattattatgatatcTTCGCATTTGAGATAtcaaatatttgtttaattttttgcataattatttttcaaaaaataacaatatattatttttgagagatagaaaaagatatattgttcaaacttaaaaataaataatatcatttttagaaaataaaaatttcaaaaggtaaaaaatttaatgaaagttaatactttattttttaaaaataacaaaattatttttaaaaattactttatttatttatgggatatgagttatgtattattaaaataaatatttgatttaattgtgAATCCATACTATTACACCTTATGGAATGTAATCCATTGTAAGTAGAAGTGtaataaaagagaagaaaatggaatACTGACGTGGCTTGTGAATTACATTCTAAAGAGTGTAAATCATTGTGATGCCCttagaaattgaaatttaaagtgCATTGAAATAACTCGCATATTTTGGATGCGTAAGACATAAATGTCAGTTCTTGTCGACTTGTCCGAATGTCTGCGTAAAAGACAGCTGCAATGAAATTATTCATGTCGTAGTCAAAAAGAGTCAAAATGATGAACAACAAAAGAAGGGTTCATCAGCTAATTGGTTGATTGGATTTTGGTTCGGTCAGACTTCATaattttatcattattattttcttaaagctctctctttttttttttttttgctataagTCCAGCAAAACAAGCGACCAAAGGAAAAAATTGTCATATAAAAGGCAAATGCATGTTTTTTTAAGCTTGCTGACcacattcattttcttttttttttccttttttttttatcaatcatcatatcCTACTTTTATTCTTATTCTAACATATATTAAGAAAAGACCC
Protein-coding regions in this window:
- the LOC113714198 gene encoding uncharacterized protein is translated as MWRWWEAVVDSAGEANGAERIQLTVNVLWQLWKARNKMVFQMENVDAKAIVDKAQLEWLEYIAANETDHQTHASPEMEVHVPQHWEPPKEGIMRINTDAAISAIMVRTGLGIIARNWHGQIVKAQGIIGRRRSEAATEESLAIRSALEMTQLAGWTKIEVQSDCKNIVSSINPDNVQDCKIQTILEDIEALKNSFDSCLFSFVPRTVNICSHALAQFAVRSVQNFEWKDSFPIWLSQLASKDMG